In Geotalea uraniireducens, one genomic interval encodes:
- a CDS encoding FecR family protein, which translates to MNLLYRTILIAALLFIPALGHAELNGLARISLVEGNVQFHGGDTPDWLPVAVNTPLDEGDSIWCPPGSRAEIQLRNGTCIRLDENSSLDLIAVEDDFAQVHLGMGHLYARTTNSREQSLQLDTADTTVKIYARTRLQLDLNDEGDTDVSIIRGTAYVEGNGSRTRLRAGEMLTADGNRSEIFPLAPPDAWARWNMERDRIVYARLGDRRYLPDQLAIYADDLAGNGEWLQVRDYGYVWRPTVIVPDWAPYQVGRWVWRGGDYVWISAESWGWAPYHYGRWVVVPGSGWCWVPPARDDVFWGPGYVGWVTTPTYVGWVPLAPGETYYGYGRYGRHSVNITNVNINITSNRIAYRNTTINNAVTVVKRESFIAGRMSYVTPRSDLFNRKGGFGPRPRLRPEAPQAMMPALKRIPAVQRPPAAVERVERRTLRQHYPRIVEGPAPATAIPAPIAGPKGQNGNGRHTPARPTVPTVRYGDGERIERPAQPQTTRPQTLPQPQPAQPPPPRRQPATPVVHPPAGRTEDSRPAEKRDGNGKGNAAPHEGEQQRGNGTTAPVVRPEARQQPAKRPAAAGEKAPRRVWRFKDKEQQQEEKKGKEN; encoded by the coding sequence ATGAATCTGCTGTATCGCACCATCCTCATTGCCGCCCTGTTGTTTATCCCCGCTCTCGGTCACGCCGAGCTGAACGGCCTTGCCCGGATCAGCCTCGTTGAAGGCAACGTCCAGTTCCACGGTGGCGACACCCCCGATTGGCTGCCGGTGGCTGTTAACACCCCCCTCGATGAGGGGGACAGCATCTGGTGCCCGCCCGGCAGCCGCGCGGAAATCCAGCTCCGCAACGGCACCTGCATCCGCCTCGATGAAAATTCGAGCCTGGACCTGATCGCCGTCGAGGACGATTTTGCCCAGGTCCATCTCGGCATGGGTCATCTCTACGCCCGCACCACCAATAGCCGCGAGCAAAGCCTGCAGCTCGACACGGCCGATACCACGGTCAAGATTTACGCCCGGACCCGGCTGCAACTCGATCTCAACGATGAAGGAGACACCGACGTCTCGATCATCAGGGGGACGGCCTACGTCGAGGGGAACGGCAGCCGGACCCGGCTCCGTGCCGGAGAGATGCTCACCGCCGATGGCAACCGCTCGGAAATTTTCCCCCTCGCCCCGCCCGATGCCTGGGCACGCTGGAACATGGAACGGGATCGGATCGTGTACGCCCGGCTCGGCGACCGCCGTTACCTGCCGGACCAACTGGCCATTTATGCCGACGACCTGGCGGGAAATGGTGAATGGCTCCAGGTCAGGGACTACGGCTACGTCTGGCGCCCCACCGTCATCGTCCCGGACTGGGCCCCCTACCAGGTCGGCCGCTGGGTCTGGCGCGGCGGCGATTACGTCTGGATTTCCGCCGAGAGCTGGGGATGGGCACCGTACCACTACGGCCGCTGGGTGGTCGTTCCCGGCAGCGGCTGGTGCTGGGTACCGCCAGCCCGGGACGACGTCTTCTGGGGACCGGGCTACGTTGGCTGGGTGACCACCCCCACCTACGTCGGCTGGGTGCCGCTGGCGCCGGGAGAAACCTATTACGGGTACGGCCGTTACGGCCGGCACAGCGTCAACATCACCAACGTCAACATCAACATCACCTCGAACCGGATCGCCTATCGGAATACCACGATCAACAACGCGGTGACGGTGGTCAAACGGGAGTCTTTCATCGCCGGCCGGATGTCCTACGTTACCCCCCGCTCGGACCTGTTCAACAGAAAAGGGGGATTCGGTCCCCGGCCGCGCCTCCGCCCGGAAGCACCACAGGCGATGATGCCGGCACTGAAGCGCATTCCGGCCGTCCAGCGGCCGCCGGCGGCAGTGGAGCGGGTTGAACGGCGCACCCTCCGGCAGCACTATCCCCGGATCGTCGAGGGCCCGGCGCCGGCCACGGCCATCCCGGCACCGATCGCCGGGCCAAAGGGGCAGAACGGTAATGGCCGGCACACTCCCGCCCGGCCTACCGTCCCCACGGTCCGCTACGGCGACGGCGAACGGATCGAACGGCCGGCACAACCGCAAACGACCCGACCACAGACGCTTCCGCAACCGCAACCGGCCCAACCGCCACCACCCCGCCGGCAGCCGGCAACACCGGTCGTTCATCCCCCGGCCGGCCGCACCGAGGACAGCCGGCCGGCGGAGAAACGGGACGGCAACGGCAAGGGCAATGCTGCCCCGCATGAGGGGGAACAGCAGCGGGGTAACGGCACGACAGCGCCGGTCGTCCGGCCGGAAGCCCGGCAGCAGCCGGCGAAACGCCCGGCCGCCGCCGGGGAGAAGGCTCCCCGCCGGGTCTGGCGATTCAAGGACAAGGAACAGCAGCAGGAAGAGAAAAAAGGGAAAGAAAACTGA
- a CDS encoding glutaredoxin domain-containing protein, producing MKRLLLCGIWGMILGLATAGWAEIYRYTDSAGQVHFVDDPAKVPRRYRKQLGTQAPLAEINVVASPPGRAGGATASRPAGRYNGTVELYVTSWCGYCKKMERFLKEQGIPYVAYDVEQDRAAHERFIQLGGSGVPLARVGQRVVNGYNPEAVLRLLDQGENDRR from the coding sequence ATGAAACGTCTGCTGCTCTGCGGCATATGGGGCATGATCCTGGGCTTGGCCACTGCCGGCTGGGCGGAAATCTACCGTTATACCGATAGCGCCGGCCAGGTCCATTTTGTCGACGATCCGGCCAAGGTGCCGCGGCGTTATCGGAAACAACTGGGGACCCAGGCGCCGCTGGCGGAGATCAACGTCGTTGCGTCCCCGCCCGGCCGCGCGGGCGGAGCGACAGCCAGCCGGCCGGCCGGCCGGTACAACGGCACCGTCGAGCTGTACGTCACCTCCTGGTGCGGCTACTGCAAGAAGATGGAGCGGTTCCTGAAAGAACAGGGGATCCCCTATGTCGCTTACGACGTCGAGCAGGATCGGGCGGCCCATGAGCGCTTCATCCAATTGGGGGGGAGCGGGGTACCGCTTGCCCGGGTCGGTCAGCGGGTGGTCAACGGTTACAACCCTGAAGCAGTGCTGCGGCTCCTCGATCAGGGGGAGAATGACCGCCGGTAG
- a CDS encoding cupin domain-containing protein: MSGNGETLIGKAVTMAELVAYQEGAVVSRTLIDKKVGTLTLFSFAAGQGLSEHTAPYDAFVQVIDGAAEVIIDGAAQRLTAGQFIIMPANRPHAVRAVQRFKMLLVMIRE, from the coding sequence ATGAGTGGAAACGGCGAGACGTTGATCGGTAAGGCGGTGACCATGGCCGAGCTGGTTGCCTATCAGGAGGGAGCGGTGGTGAGCCGTACCCTCATCGATAAAAAGGTCGGCACCCTGACCCTATTCTCCTTTGCCGCCGGGCAGGGACTGAGCGAACATACCGCCCCCTACGATGCCTTTGTCCAAGTGATCGACGGGGCGGCGGAAGTCATCATCGACGGCGCGGCGCAGCGGCTGACGGCTGGCCAGTTCATCATCATGCCGGCCAACCGTCCCCATGCCGTTCGGGCGGTGCAGCGCTTCAAGATGCTGCTGGTGATGATCCGGGAGTAG
- a CDS encoding methyl-accepting chemotaxis protein → MIRKKLALKVLAILGITLSIGFATLGVVAGWLQFKSSLDLQMKNTRTMASILTRDIDEYMMKGDSTEVNRYIAEAKKKNFFVDLQIFNGEARDANGSPQAPPNSQMKAALASGKAVEVQSTINGIRALSVAFPLANEKRCQSCHDAGPAFLGGFILTTSLEQGYASARSLSISLAIVAVSFFLILLVTMYQFFRRTIVNHIIGFSEQVHELASGGGDLTRVIPVPSVDEIGELATGINKLTSTIHDIISRIARNASELAAAAAQLSATSGQMAGNVEKVAFQATTVATASEELAATSCEIAQNCTLAADGARQATDTAREGTGVVNTTVAVMDRIANRVKDASGTVEKLGSRSDQIGEIIGTIEDIADQTNLLALNAAIEAARAGEQGRGFAVVADEVRALAERTTRATREIGEMIKAIQQETKSAVSSMEEGVREVARGTEETARSGEALSAILQGISDVTSQVHQIATAAEEQTSTTGEISRNINDITTVVRDAAAGANESAQAAERLASLAAELEQLVGQFKLAEGR, encoded by the coding sequence ATGATCAGAAAGAAGCTCGCCCTCAAGGTCCTGGCGATCCTCGGCATCACCCTGTCGATCGGCTTCGCAACCCTCGGGGTGGTGGCCGGCTGGTTGCAATTCAAATCTTCCCTCGACCTGCAGATGAAGAATACCCGCACCATGGCCTCGATCCTGACCCGGGACATCGACGAGTACATGATGAAGGGGGACTCCACCGAGGTCAACCGCTACATTGCCGAAGCCAAGAAGAAGAATTTCTTCGTCGACCTGCAGATTTTCAACGGCGAGGCGCGCGATGCCAACGGCAGCCCCCAGGCGCCGCCCAATTCGCAGATGAAGGCGGCACTGGCCAGCGGCAAGGCAGTCGAGGTGCAAAGCACGATTAACGGCATCCGGGCGCTGAGCGTGGCGTTCCCGCTGGCGAACGAAAAGCGCTGCCAGAGCTGCCACGACGCCGGCCCGGCCTTCCTCGGCGGCTTCATCCTCACCACCTCGCTGGAACAGGGTTACGCCAGTGCCCGTTCGCTGTCGATCTCCCTGGCCATCGTTGCCGTCTCCTTTTTTCTGATTCTGCTCGTCACCATGTACCAGTTTTTCCGCCGGACCATCGTCAACCATATCATCGGCTTCTCCGAGCAGGTTCACGAGCTGGCCAGCGGCGGCGGCGACCTGACCCGGGTAATCCCGGTCCCCTCCGTCGACGAGATCGGCGAACTGGCCACCGGGATCAACAAACTAACCTCGACGATTCACGACATCATCAGCCGGATCGCCCGTAACGCCAGCGAACTGGCCGCTGCCGCCGCCCAGTTGAGCGCCACCTCCGGACAGATGGCCGGCAACGTGGAGAAGGTGGCGTTCCAGGCAACCACCGTCGCTACGGCCAGCGAAGAGCTGGCGGCAACCTCCTGCGAGATTGCCCAGAACTGCACCCTGGCGGCAGACGGCGCCCGCCAGGCGACCGACACCGCCCGCGAGGGAACGGGAGTGGTCAATACCACGGTTGCCGTTATGGACCGGATCGCCAACCGCGTTAAGGACGCCTCCGGCACCGTCGAGAAGCTCGGCTCGCGGAGCGACCAGATCGGCGAGATCATCGGCACCATCGAGGACATCGCCGACCAGACCAACCTGCTGGCGCTCAACGCGGCTATCGAGGCGGCGCGGGCCGGCGAGCAGGGGCGCGGCTTCGCCGTCGTTGCCGACGAAGTGCGGGCGCTCGCCGAACGGACGACCCGGGCAACGCGGGAGATCGGCGAGATGATCAAGGCGATCCAGCAGGAGACGAAGAGCGCCGTCTCCTCAATGGAAGAAGGGGTTAGGGAAGTGGCGCGGGGGACCGAAGAGACCGCCCGGTCCGGCGAGGCGCTCAGCGCCATCCTGCAAGGGATTTCCGACGTCACCAGCCAGGTCCACCAGATCGCCACTGCCGCCGAAGAGCAGACTTCGACCACCGGCGAGATCAGCCGCAACATCAATGACATCACCACGGTCGTCCGCGACGCCGCCGCCGGCGCCAACGAGTCGGCCCAGGCTGCCGAGCGGCTCGCGTCCCTCGCCGCCGAGCTCGAACAGCTGGTAGGCCAGTTCAAGCTGGCCGAGGGGCGGTAA
- a CDS encoding LapA family protein — protein MTPTIVIATLIALFTMIFSVQNAQSVELSLFAWRFAGPLAAIILLAFAAGALTAWLTGLPSRLRLRKELREALQREEALKSQPPADNDSR, from the coding sequence ATGACCCCCACCATCGTCATTGCCACACTCATCGCCCTGTTCACGATGATCTTTTCCGTCCAGAACGCCCAATCCGTCGAATTGTCGTTGTTTGCCTGGCGCTTTGCCGGCCCGCTGGCGGCGATCATCCTGCTCGCCTTCGCTGCCGGGGCGCTCACCGCCTGGCTGACGGGGCTGCCGTCCCGGCTCCGGCTCCGCAAGGAGCTCCGGGAGGCGTTGCAGCGGGAAGAGGCGCTGAAGTCCCAACCGCCGGCAGACAACGACAGCCGGTAA
- a CDS encoding type 1 glutamine amidotransferase, with the protein MGMLVIVQNDPEVPVGAFADYLVATGVPFRLVRAYAGEALPTVDETAALIMLGGAMGVGDTAAFPFLGAVKECIRQQVAAARPFLGICLGGQLLADQLGAPVTSGSHGEHGPFPVELTPAGLADRLFAGITSPFRTFQWHNDTFAIPTGAVLLASSAACSHQAFRYGPAAYGLQFHPEVDAGIVASWARSDGEQAESVARLLADFAAAEADYRAAAERLLANFLGIAGLH; encoded by the coding sequence ATGGGGATGCTTGTTATCGTGCAAAACGATCCGGAAGTCCCGGTCGGGGCCTTTGCCGATTACCTGGTCGCCACGGGCGTGCCGTTCCGGCTGGTACGGGCCTATGCCGGCGAAGCGCTGCCGACGGTCGACGAGACGGCAGCACTGATCATGCTCGGCGGGGCGATGGGGGTGGGGGATACCGCCGCCTTCCCGTTTCTCGGTGCCGTCAAGGAGTGTATCCGGCAGCAGGTGGCGGCTGCCCGGCCGTTCCTCGGCATCTGTCTCGGCGGTCAGTTGCTGGCCGACCAGCTTGGCGCGCCGGTTACTTCCGGCAGCCACGGCGAACACGGGCCGTTTCCGGTGGAACTGACTCCGGCGGGGCTGGCCGACCGGCTCTTCGCCGGCATTACTTCCCCTTTCCGCACTTTCCAGTGGCATAACGATACCTTTGCCATCCCGACCGGCGCGGTGCTGCTCGCCTCGTCCGCCGCCTGTTCCCACCAGGCCTTCCGCTACGGTCCGGCGGCCTACGGCCTGCAGTTCCATCCGGAGGTGGATGCCGGGATCGTCGCCAGCTGGGCTCGCTCCGATGGCGAACAGGCCGAGTCGGTCGCCCGGTTGCTGGCCGATTTTGCCGCCGCCGAGGCGGATTACCGGGCCGCCGCCGAGCGGTTGCTTGCCAATTTTCTCGGCATTGCCGGCCTGCACTGA
- the nifV gene encoding homocitrate synthase, with the protein MERQIIIDDTTLRDGEQTAGVVFSRAEKVAIARMLDAIGVQELECGIPAMGEDERASVRALVGLGLNARLLTWNRALIPDIQASIDCGITAVDISLSVSDIMIANKIRKSREWVKEQLRTALGFAKERDLYVSVGAEDASRADLGFLTELMEITRSLGGDRFRFCDTLGILDPFTMYEKVRALREAVPELDIEVHTHNDLGMATANAIAGVKAGARFVNTTVNGLGERAGNAALEEVVMGLKLACGIEPGIDTHRFHEISRFVGKASHRPVPPWKAVVGEKVFSHESGLHADGVLKNPGNYEGFDPAEVGLKRHIVVGKHSGTSGLVERYRELGIALSKREAVCLMEQVRVIAQRMKRPLSDGDLRRLYRSGVCGLRAA; encoded by the coding sequence ATGGAGCGGCAGATTATCATTGACGATACGACTTTGCGGGACGGCGAGCAGACCGCCGGCGTGGTCTTCAGCCGGGCGGAGAAGGTCGCCATTGCCCGAATGCTTGATGCTATCGGCGTCCAGGAGCTGGAGTGCGGCATCCCGGCCATGGGCGAGGATGAACGGGCCTCGGTCCGTGCCTTGGTCGGCCTGGGGCTGAATGCCCGGCTGCTCACCTGGAACCGGGCGCTGATCCCCGATATCCAGGCGAGCATCGATTGCGGCATTACGGCGGTCGACATCTCCCTGTCGGTTTCGGATATCATGATCGCCAACAAGATCCGCAAGAGCCGGGAGTGGGTGAAGGAACAGCTCCGCACGGCCCTCGGTTTTGCCAAGGAACGCGATCTCTACGTCTCGGTCGGGGCCGAGGATGCCAGCCGGGCCGATCTGGGCTTTTTGACCGAACTGATGGAAATCACCCGGTCGCTGGGGGGGGACCGCTTTCGGTTCTGCGATACCCTCGGCATCCTCGACCCCTTCACCATGTACGAAAAGGTCCGGGCGCTCCGGGAGGCGGTGCCGGAGCTCGATATCGAGGTCCATACCCACAACGATCTCGGCATGGCCACCGCCAATGCCATTGCCGGGGTCAAGGCCGGCGCCCGCTTCGTCAACACGACGGTGAACGGGCTCGGCGAGCGGGCCGGCAATGCCGCCCTGGAAGAGGTGGTGATGGGGCTCAAGCTGGCCTGCGGCATCGAACCGGGGATCGACACCCATCGCTTCCATGAAATATCGCGTTTCGTCGGCAAGGCATCGCACCGGCCGGTCCCGCCCTGGAAAGCGGTGGTCGGCGAGAAGGTCTTCTCTCACGAGTCGGGGCTCCATGCCGACGGCGTGTTGAAAAACCCGGGCAACTACGAAGGGTTCGACCCCGCCGAGGTCGGTTTGAAGCGGCACATCGTCGTTGGCAAGCATTCCGGGACCAGCGGCCTGGTGGAGCGCTACCGGGAGCTGGGAATTGCCCTCTCCAAGCGCGAGGCGGTCTGTCTGATGGAGCAGGTGCGGGTGATTGCCCAGCGGATGAAGCGGCCGCTTTCCGATGGCGATCTGCGCCGTCTCTATCGGTCGGGGGTGTGCGGCCTGCGGGCGGCCTGA